The following coding sequences lie in one Apteryx mantelli isolate bAptMan1 chromosome 6, bAptMan1.hap1, whole genome shotgun sequence genomic window:
- the MLPH gene encoding melanophilin isoform X2 — MGRKLDLSKLTDEEAKHVWEVVQRDFDLRKKEEERLEELKCKIDKESSKREFLTNQSHLNETHCVHCLQPFKFLLNSKRQCLDCRFYTCKNCSRYNKKEQGWVCDPCRLSRIVKIGSLEWYYEHVRSRFKRFGSAKVLQSLYGRLQPGLHDRVYSLPDINSEYQLPASGGTGDDSDNEDDALRGAEAECYSRMRKTKRLLSVHPFDFELDSDYSAQSRRQSVQLSPAASSPGGFQAFSDFPDSAEDASQKESMMAEADLAAVFHHVVQEQGQHMSPPEQFSTEVRLTVNSRRRSLEGNTKPDSPWNEQPRSPYSADMDTSDEDAKGPQKFTSYASHYVRRRNRASSQENVSRSGNQSPAPESQLDPDAEEEELKRKLEELASNISDKGVSSEEEECEEKKTGVKKPEMSSSSDDVASEAQKRSSAQALSDITAKVLRAVNATERAVCESLHGESPCNGSCALPGGQLPSLKDGKEVAEAYRELEENVYLTAGKTYQLDKTLEELEEGAQHSGTTDSELSELEDRVASAAAQVQQAESEVSDIESRIAALTAAGLTVKSMEKARKKSSAQDFLLQSPRPASSSPGEQNAESPDDIKVMLGPQVFRKKFNSPFEITDSDDSFDRNSIYRGSLTQRNPNGRNKRVERLFAKPVMTHLP, encoded by the exons ATGGGAAGGAAGCTGGATCTTTCCAAGCTGACTGATGAAGAGGCCAAGCATGTTTGGGAAGTCGTTCAACGGGACTTTGATCTGcggaagaaagaggaagagcgGCTGGA GGAGCTGAAATGCAAGATCGACAAGGAGAGCAGCAAGAGAGAGTTCCTGACGAATCAGTCCCACCTCAACGAAACCCACTGCGTCCACTGCCTCCAGCCCTTCAAGTTCCTGCTAAACAGCAAGCGACAATGCCTGGACTGCCGTTTCTACACCTGCAAGAACTGCAGCCGCTACAACAAAAAGGAGCAAGGCTGGGTCTGCGACCCCTGCCGCTTATCCAG GATTGTGAAGATTGGGTCCCTCGAGTGGTACTACGAGCACGTGCGGTCCCGTTTCAAGCGGTTCGGAAGTGCCAAAGTGCTGCAGTCACTCTACGGCAGGTTGCAGCCAG GTCTTCATGACAGAGTTTACAGCCTGCCAGACATTAACA GTGAATACCAGCTCCCTGCCAGTGGTGGGACTGGGGATGACAGTGACAACGAAGATGATGCCCTTCGTGGAGCCGAAGCAGAGTGCTACAGCAGA ATGCGCAAGACAAAGCGCCTGCTGTCTGTTCATCCCTTTGATTTTGAGCTGGACTCAGACTACTCTGCTCAGTCTCGCCGCCAGTCTGTGCAGCTTTCTCCAGCAGCCAGCAGCCCAGGTGGCTTCCAG GCCTTCTCAGATTTCCCTGACTCTGCTGAAGATGCCTCCCAGAAGGAGTCCATGATGGCAGAGGCAGATCTGGCAGCGGTCTTCCACCACGTTGTGCAGGAACAGGGACAGCACATGAGCCCTCCGGAGCAGTTCAGCACAGAGGTTCGGCTCACAGTCAACTCACGGAGAAGGAGCCTGGAAGGAAATACAAAACCTG ACAGCCCATGGAACGAGCAGCCTCGGTCCCCGTACTCTGCGGATATGGACACCTCTGATGAGGATGCAAAGGGACCCCAGAAGTTCACTAGCTACGCATCCCATTACGTGAGACGCCGGAACAGAGCCTCCTCCCAGGAAAATGTCAGCCGCTCTGGAAATCAG TCTCCAGCCCCAGAGTCCCAACTTGATCCtgatgctgaggaggaggagttgAAAAGGAAGCTGGAGGAGTTAGCCAGCAACATCAGTGACAAAGGAGTCTCTTCTGAAGAAGAGGAGTGTGAGGAAAAGAAGACGGGAGTGAAGAAACCAGAGATGAGTTCCTCCAGTGATGACGTGGCCAGCGAGGCTCAGAAG AGGTCATCGGCTCAGGCTTTGAGCGACATCACGGCCAAAGTACTGAGGGCCGTAAACGCCACGGAGAGAGCGGTCTGTGAGTCCTTGCATGGAGAGAGCCCGTGCAATGGTAGCTGTGCCCTCCCCGGAGGGCAGCTTCCCAGCCTGAAAGACGGCAAAGAGGTGGCCGAAGCATACCGTGAACTTGAAGAAAAC GTGTACCTGACTGCTGGAAAGACATACCAGCTTGACAAGACCCTGGAAGAGCTTGAGGAAGGGGCTCAGCACAGCGGCACCACTGACTCGGAGCTGTCAGAGCTGGAGGACAGAGTGGCCTCGGCAGCTGCTCAGGTGCAGCAGGCAGAGAGTGAG GTATCGGACATCGAATCTCGAATTGCGGCCCTGACAGCTGCAGGGCTCacagtgaagtcaatggagaAGGCAAGGAAGAAATCAAGCGCGCAG GACTTTCTCCTCCAGTCTCCCAGGCCTGCCAGCAGCAGTCCCGGGGAGCAGAACGCTGAGTCTCCGGATGACATTAAA GTGATGTTGGGACCCCAGGTGTTCAGGAAGAAGTTCAACAGTCCTTTTGAAATCACAG ACAGCGACGACTCCTTTGACCGCAACTCCATTTACCGCGGCTCTCTGACGCAGAGAAACCCCAATGGGAGGAACAAGAGGGTGGAGCGCCTCTTTGCG AAGCCTGTGATGACCCACCTGCCCTGA
- the MLPH gene encoding melanophilin isoform X1, whose amino-acid sequence MGRKLDLSKLTDEEAKHVWEVVQRDFDLRKKEEERLEELKCKIDKESSKREFLTNQSHLNETHCVHCLQPFKFLLNSKRQCLDCRFYTCKNCSRYNKKEQGWVCDPCRLSRIVKIGSLEWYYEHVRSRFKRFGSAKVLQSLYGRLQPGLHDRVYSLPDINSEYQLPASGGTGDDSDNEDDALRGAEAECYSRMRKTKRLLSVHPFDFELDSDYSAQSRRQSVQLSPAASSPGGFQAFSDFPDSAEDASQKESMMAEADLAAVFHHVVQEQGQHMSPPEQFSTEVRLTVNSRRRSLEGNTKPDSPWNEQPRSPYSADMDTSDEDAKGPQKFTSYASHYVRRRNRASSQENVSRSGNQIHELNERMSAIERMLSRLEEKILVHSDESPAPESQLDPDAEEEELKRKLEELASNISDKGVSSEEEECEEKKTGVKKPEMSSSSDDVASEAQKRSSAQALSDITAKVLRAVNATERAVCESLHGESPCNGSCALPGGQLPSLKDGKEVAEAYRELEENVYLTAGKTYQLDKTLEELEEGAQHSGTTDSELSELEDRVASAAAQVQQAESEVSDIESRIAALTAAGLTVKSMEKARKKSSAQDFLLQSPRPASSSPGEQNAESPDDIKVMLGPQVFRKKFNSPFEITDSDDSFDRNSIYRGSLTQRNPNGRNKRVERLFAKPVMTHLP is encoded by the exons ATGGGAAGGAAGCTGGATCTTTCCAAGCTGACTGATGAAGAGGCCAAGCATGTTTGGGAAGTCGTTCAACGGGACTTTGATCTGcggaagaaagaggaagagcgGCTGGA GGAGCTGAAATGCAAGATCGACAAGGAGAGCAGCAAGAGAGAGTTCCTGACGAATCAGTCCCACCTCAACGAAACCCACTGCGTCCACTGCCTCCAGCCCTTCAAGTTCCTGCTAAACAGCAAGCGACAATGCCTGGACTGCCGTTTCTACACCTGCAAGAACTGCAGCCGCTACAACAAAAAGGAGCAAGGCTGGGTCTGCGACCCCTGCCGCTTATCCAG GATTGTGAAGATTGGGTCCCTCGAGTGGTACTACGAGCACGTGCGGTCCCGTTTCAAGCGGTTCGGAAGTGCCAAAGTGCTGCAGTCACTCTACGGCAGGTTGCAGCCAG GTCTTCATGACAGAGTTTACAGCCTGCCAGACATTAACA GTGAATACCAGCTCCCTGCCAGTGGTGGGACTGGGGATGACAGTGACAACGAAGATGATGCCCTTCGTGGAGCCGAAGCAGAGTGCTACAGCAGA ATGCGCAAGACAAAGCGCCTGCTGTCTGTTCATCCCTTTGATTTTGAGCTGGACTCAGACTACTCTGCTCAGTCTCGCCGCCAGTCTGTGCAGCTTTCTCCAGCAGCCAGCAGCCCAGGTGGCTTCCAG GCCTTCTCAGATTTCCCTGACTCTGCTGAAGATGCCTCCCAGAAGGAGTCCATGATGGCAGAGGCAGATCTGGCAGCGGTCTTCCACCACGTTGTGCAGGAACAGGGACAGCACATGAGCCCTCCGGAGCAGTTCAGCACAGAGGTTCGGCTCACAGTCAACTCACGGAGAAGGAGCCTGGAAGGAAATACAAAACCTG ACAGCCCATGGAACGAGCAGCCTCGGTCCCCGTACTCTGCGGATATGGACACCTCTGATGAGGATGCAAAGGGACCCCAGAAGTTCACTAGCTACGCATCCCATTACGTGAGACGCCGGAACAGAGCCTCCTCCCAGGAAAATGTCAGCCGCTCTGGAAATCAG ATTCACGAGCTCAACGAACGCATGTCCGCAATCGAACGCATGCTGAGCCGCTTGGAGGAAAAAATCCTGGTGCACTCTGACGAG TCTCCAGCCCCAGAGTCCCAACTTGATCCtgatgctgaggaggaggagttgAAAAGGAAGCTGGAGGAGTTAGCCAGCAACATCAGTGACAAAGGAGTCTCTTCTGAAGAAGAGGAGTGTGAGGAAAAGAAGACGGGAGTGAAGAAACCAGAGATGAGTTCCTCCAGTGATGACGTGGCCAGCGAGGCTCAGAAG AGGTCATCGGCTCAGGCTTTGAGCGACATCACGGCCAAAGTACTGAGGGCCGTAAACGCCACGGAGAGAGCGGTCTGTGAGTCCTTGCATGGAGAGAGCCCGTGCAATGGTAGCTGTGCCCTCCCCGGAGGGCAGCTTCCCAGCCTGAAAGACGGCAAAGAGGTGGCCGAAGCATACCGTGAACTTGAAGAAAAC GTGTACCTGACTGCTGGAAAGACATACCAGCTTGACAAGACCCTGGAAGAGCTTGAGGAAGGGGCTCAGCACAGCGGCACCACTGACTCGGAGCTGTCAGAGCTGGAGGACAGAGTGGCCTCGGCAGCTGCTCAGGTGCAGCAGGCAGAGAGTGAG GTATCGGACATCGAATCTCGAATTGCGGCCCTGACAGCTGCAGGGCTCacagtgaagtcaatggagaAGGCAAGGAAGAAATCAAGCGCGCAG GACTTTCTCCTCCAGTCTCCCAGGCCTGCCAGCAGCAGTCCCGGGGAGCAGAACGCTGAGTCTCCGGATGACATTAAA GTGATGTTGGGACCCCAGGTGTTCAGGAAGAAGTTCAACAGTCCTTTTGAAATCACAG ACAGCGACGACTCCTTTGACCGCAACTCCATTTACCGCGGCTCTCTGACGCAGAGAAACCCCAATGGGAGGAACAAGAGGGTGGAGCGCCTCTTTGCG AAGCCTGTGATGACCCACCTGCCCTGA
- the MLPH gene encoding melanophilin isoform X3: MGRKLDLSKLTDEEAKHVWEVVQRDFDLRKKEEERLEELKCKIDKESSKREFLTNQSHLNETHCVHCLQPFKFLLNSKRQCLDCRFYTCKNCSRYNKKEQGWVCDPCRLSRIVKIGSLEWYYEHVRSRFKRFGSAKVLQSLYGRLQPGLHDRVYSLPDINSEYQLPASGGTGDDSDNEDDALRGAEAECYSRAFSDFPDSAEDASQKESMMAEADLAAVFHHVVQEQGQHMSPPEQFSTEVRLTVNSRRRSLEGNTKPDSPWNEQPRSPYSADMDTSDEDAKGPQKFTSYASHYVRRRNRASSQENVSRSGNQIHELNERMSAIERMLSRLEEKILVHSDESPAPESQLDPDAEEEELKRKLEELASNISDKGVSSEEEECEEKKTGVKKPEMSSSSDDVASEAQKRSSAQALSDITAKVLRAVNATERAVCESLHGESPCNGSCALPGGQLPSLKDGKEVAEAYRELEENVYLTAGKTYQLDKTLEELEEGAQHSGTTDSELSELEDRVASAAAQVQQAESEVSDIESRIAALTAAGLTVKSMEKARKKSSAQDFLLQSPRPASSSPGEQNAESPDDIKVMLGPQVFRKKFNSPFEITDSDDSFDRNSIYRGSLTQRNPNGRNKRVERLFAKPVMTHLP; the protein is encoded by the exons ATGGGAAGGAAGCTGGATCTTTCCAAGCTGACTGATGAAGAGGCCAAGCATGTTTGGGAAGTCGTTCAACGGGACTTTGATCTGcggaagaaagaggaagagcgGCTGGA GGAGCTGAAATGCAAGATCGACAAGGAGAGCAGCAAGAGAGAGTTCCTGACGAATCAGTCCCACCTCAACGAAACCCACTGCGTCCACTGCCTCCAGCCCTTCAAGTTCCTGCTAAACAGCAAGCGACAATGCCTGGACTGCCGTTTCTACACCTGCAAGAACTGCAGCCGCTACAACAAAAAGGAGCAAGGCTGGGTCTGCGACCCCTGCCGCTTATCCAG GATTGTGAAGATTGGGTCCCTCGAGTGGTACTACGAGCACGTGCGGTCCCGTTTCAAGCGGTTCGGAAGTGCCAAAGTGCTGCAGTCACTCTACGGCAGGTTGCAGCCAG GTCTTCATGACAGAGTTTACAGCCTGCCAGACATTAACA GTGAATACCAGCTCCCTGCCAGTGGTGGGACTGGGGATGACAGTGACAACGAAGATGATGCCCTTCGTGGAGCCGAAGCAGAGTGCTACAGCAGA GCCTTCTCAGATTTCCCTGACTCTGCTGAAGATGCCTCCCAGAAGGAGTCCATGATGGCAGAGGCAGATCTGGCAGCGGTCTTCCACCACGTTGTGCAGGAACAGGGACAGCACATGAGCCCTCCGGAGCAGTTCAGCACAGAGGTTCGGCTCACAGTCAACTCACGGAGAAGGAGCCTGGAAGGAAATACAAAACCTG ACAGCCCATGGAACGAGCAGCCTCGGTCCCCGTACTCTGCGGATATGGACACCTCTGATGAGGATGCAAAGGGACCCCAGAAGTTCACTAGCTACGCATCCCATTACGTGAGACGCCGGAACAGAGCCTCCTCCCAGGAAAATGTCAGCCGCTCTGGAAATCAG ATTCACGAGCTCAACGAACGCATGTCCGCAATCGAACGCATGCTGAGCCGCTTGGAGGAAAAAATCCTGGTGCACTCTGACGAG TCTCCAGCCCCAGAGTCCCAACTTGATCCtgatgctgaggaggaggagttgAAAAGGAAGCTGGAGGAGTTAGCCAGCAACATCAGTGACAAAGGAGTCTCTTCTGAAGAAGAGGAGTGTGAGGAAAAGAAGACGGGAGTGAAGAAACCAGAGATGAGTTCCTCCAGTGATGACGTGGCCAGCGAGGCTCAGAAG AGGTCATCGGCTCAGGCTTTGAGCGACATCACGGCCAAAGTACTGAGGGCCGTAAACGCCACGGAGAGAGCGGTCTGTGAGTCCTTGCATGGAGAGAGCCCGTGCAATGGTAGCTGTGCCCTCCCCGGAGGGCAGCTTCCCAGCCTGAAAGACGGCAAAGAGGTGGCCGAAGCATACCGTGAACTTGAAGAAAAC GTGTACCTGACTGCTGGAAAGACATACCAGCTTGACAAGACCCTGGAAGAGCTTGAGGAAGGGGCTCAGCACAGCGGCACCACTGACTCGGAGCTGTCAGAGCTGGAGGACAGAGTGGCCTCGGCAGCTGCTCAGGTGCAGCAGGCAGAGAGTGAG GTATCGGACATCGAATCTCGAATTGCGGCCCTGACAGCTGCAGGGCTCacagtgaagtcaatggagaAGGCAAGGAAGAAATCAAGCGCGCAG GACTTTCTCCTCCAGTCTCCCAGGCCTGCCAGCAGCAGTCCCGGGGAGCAGAACGCTGAGTCTCCGGATGACATTAAA GTGATGTTGGGACCCCAGGTGTTCAGGAAGAAGTTCAACAGTCCTTTTGAAATCACAG ACAGCGACGACTCCTTTGACCGCAACTCCATTTACCGCGGCTCTCTGACGCAGAGAAACCCCAATGGGAGGAACAAGAGGGTGGAGCGCCTCTTTGCG AAGCCTGTGATGACCCACCTGCCCTGA
- the MLPH gene encoding melanophilin isoform X6 yields MGRKLDLSKLTDEEAKHVWEVVQRDFDLRKKEEERLEELKCKIDKESSKREFLTNQSHLNETHCVHCLQPFKFLLNSKRQCLDCRFYTCKNCSRYNKKEQGWVCDPCRLSRIVKIGSLEWYYEHVRSRFKRFGSAKVLQSLYGRLQPGLHDRVYSLPDINSEYQLPASGGTGDDSDNEDDALRGAEAECYSRAFSDFPDSAEDASQKESMMAEADLAAVFHHVVQEQGQHMSPPEQFSTEVRLTVNSRRRSLEGNTKPDSPWNEQPRSPYSADMDTSDEDAKGPQKFTSYASHYVRRRNRASSQENVSRSGNQSPAPESQLDPDAEEEELKRKLEELASNISDKGVSSEEEECEEKKTGVKKPEMSSSSDDVASEAQKRSSAQALSDITAKVLRAVNATERAVCESLHGESPCNGSCALPGGQLPSLKDGKEVAEAYRELEENVYLTAGKTYQLDKTLEELEEGAQHSGTTDSELSELEDRVASAAAQVQQAESEVSDIESRIAALTAAGLTVKSMEKARKKSSAQDFLLQSPRPASSSPGEQNAESPDDIKVMLGPQVFRKKFNSPFEITDSDDSFDRNSIYRGSLTQRNPNGRNKRVERLFAKPVMTHLP; encoded by the exons ATGGGAAGGAAGCTGGATCTTTCCAAGCTGACTGATGAAGAGGCCAAGCATGTTTGGGAAGTCGTTCAACGGGACTTTGATCTGcggaagaaagaggaagagcgGCTGGA GGAGCTGAAATGCAAGATCGACAAGGAGAGCAGCAAGAGAGAGTTCCTGACGAATCAGTCCCACCTCAACGAAACCCACTGCGTCCACTGCCTCCAGCCCTTCAAGTTCCTGCTAAACAGCAAGCGACAATGCCTGGACTGCCGTTTCTACACCTGCAAGAACTGCAGCCGCTACAACAAAAAGGAGCAAGGCTGGGTCTGCGACCCCTGCCGCTTATCCAG GATTGTGAAGATTGGGTCCCTCGAGTGGTACTACGAGCACGTGCGGTCCCGTTTCAAGCGGTTCGGAAGTGCCAAAGTGCTGCAGTCACTCTACGGCAGGTTGCAGCCAG GTCTTCATGACAGAGTTTACAGCCTGCCAGACATTAACA GTGAATACCAGCTCCCTGCCAGTGGTGGGACTGGGGATGACAGTGACAACGAAGATGATGCCCTTCGTGGAGCCGAAGCAGAGTGCTACAGCAGA GCCTTCTCAGATTTCCCTGACTCTGCTGAAGATGCCTCCCAGAAGGAGTCCATGATGGCAGAGGCAGATCTGGCAGCGGTCTTCCACCACGTTGTGCAGGAACAGGGACAGCACATGAGCCCTCCGGAGCAGTTCAGCACAGAGGTTCGGCTCACAGTCAACTCACGGAGAAGGAGCCTGGAAGGAAATACAAAACCTG ACAGCCCATGGAACGAGCAGCCTCGGTCCCCGTACTCTGCGGATATGGACACCTCTGATGAGGATGCAAAGGGACCCCAGAAGTTCACTAGCTACGCATCCCATTACGTGAGACGCCGGAACAGAGCCTCCTCCCAGGAAAATGTCAGCCGCTCTGGAAATCAG TCTCCAGCCCCAGAGTCCCAACTTGATCCtgatgctgaggaggaggagttgAAAAGGAAGCTGGAGGAGTTAGCCAGCAACATCAGTGACAAAGGAGTCTCTTCTGAAGAAGAGGAGTGTGAGGAAAAGAAGACGGGAGTGAAGAAACCAGAGATGAGTTCCTCCAGTGATGACGTGGCCAGCGAGGCTCAGAAG AGGTCATCGGCTCAGGCTTTGAGCGACATCACGGCCAAAGTACTGAGGGCCGTAAACGCCACGGAGAGAGCGGTCTGTGAGTCCTTGCATGGAGAGAGCCCGTGCAATGGTAGCTGTGCCCTCCCCGGAGGGCAGCTTCCCAGCCTGAAAGACGGCAAAGAGGTGGCCGAAGCATACCGTGAACTTGAAGAAAAC GTGTACCTGACTGCTGGAAAGACATACCAGCTTGACAAGACCCTGGAAGAGCTTGAGGAAGGGGCTCAGCACAGCGGCACCACTGACTCGGAGCTGTCAGAGCTGGAGGACAGAGTGGCCTCGGCAGCTGCTCAGGTGCAGCAGGCAGAGAGTGAG GTATCGGACATCGAATCTCGAATTGCGGCCCTGACAGCTGCAGGGCTCacagtgaagtcaatggagaAGGCAAGGAAGAAATCAAGCGCGCAG GACTTTCTCCTCCAGTCTCCCAGGCCTGCCAGCAGCAGTCCCGGGGAGCAGAACGCTGAGTCTCCGGATGACATTAAA GTGATGTTGGGACCCCAGGTGTTCAGGAAGAAGTTCAACAGTCCTTTTGAAATCACAG ACAGCGACGACTCCTTTGACCGCAACTCCATTTACCGCGGCTCTCTGACGCAGAGAAACCCCAATGGGAGGAACAAGAGGGTGGAGCGCCTCTTTGCG AAGCCTGTGATGACCCACCTGCCCTGA
- the MLPH gene encoding melanophilin isoform X5 produces the protein MGRKLDLSKLTDEEAKHVWEVVQRDFDLRKKEEERLEELKCKIDKESSKREFLTNQSHLNETHCVHCLQPFKFLLNSKRQCLDCRFYTCKNCSRYNKKEQGWVCDPCRLSRIVKIGSLEWYYEHVRSRFKRFGSAKVLQSLYGRLQPGLHDRVYSLPDINSEYQLPASGGTGDDSDNEDDALRGAEAECYSRMRKTKRLLSVHPFDFELDSDYSAQSRRQSVQLSPAASSPGGFQAFSDFPDSAEDASQKESMMAEADLAAVFHHVVQEQGQHMSPPEQFSTEVRLTVNSRRRSLEGNTKPDSPWNEQPRSPYSADMDTSDEDAKGPQKFTSYASHYVRRRNRASSQENVSRSGNQSPAPESQLDPDAEEEELKRKLEELASNISDKGVSSEEEECEEKKTGVKKPEMSSSSDDVASEAQKVYLTAGKTYQLDKTLEELEEGAQHSGTTDSELSELEDRVASAAAQVQQAESEVSDIESRIAALTAAGLTVKSMEKARKKSSAQDFLLQSPRPASSSPGEQNAESPDDIKVMLGPQVFRKKFNSPFEITDSDDSFDRNSIYRGSLTQRNPNGRNKRVERLFAKPVMTHLP, from the exons ATGGGAAGGAAGCTGGATCTTTCCAAGCTGACTGATGAAGAGGCCAAGCATGTTTGGGAAGTCGTTCAACGGGACTTTGATCTGcggaagaaagaggaagagcgGCTGGA GGAGCTGAAATGCAAGATCGACAAGGAGAGCAGCAAGAGAGAGTTCCTGACGAATCAGTCCCACCTCAACGAAACCCACTGCGTCCACTGCCTCCAGCCCTTCAAGTTCCTGCTAAACAGCAAGCGACAATGCCTGGACTGCCGTTTCTACACCTGCAAGAACTGCAGCCGCTACAACAAAAAGGAGCAAGGCTGGGTCTGCGACCCCTGCCGCTTATCCAG GATTGTGAAGATTGGGTCCCTCGAGTGGTACTACGAGCACGTGCGGTCCCGTTTCAAGCGGTTCGGAAGTGCCAAAGTGCTGCAGTCACTCTACGGCAGGTTGCAGCCAG GTCTTCATGACAGAGTTTACAGCCTGCCAGACATTAACA GTGAATACCAGCTCCCTGCCAGTGGTGGGACTGGGGATGACAGTGACAACGAAGATGATGCCCTTCGTGGAGCCGAAGCAGAGTGCTACAGCAGA ATGCGCAAGACAAAGCGCCTGCTGTCTGTTCATCCCTTTGATTTTGAGCTGGACTCAGACTACTCTGCTCAGTCTCGCCGCCAGTCTGTGCAGCTTTCTCCAGCAGCCAGCAGCCCAGGTGGCTTCCAG GCCTTCTCAGATTTCCCTGACTCTGCTGAAGATGCCTCCCAGAAGGAGTCCATGATGGCAGAGGCAGATCTGGCAGCGGTCTTCCACCACGTTGTGCAGGAACAGGGACAGCACATGAGCCCTCCGGAGCAGTTCAGCACAGAGGTTCGGCTCACAGTCAACTCACGGAGAAGGAGCCTGGAAGGAAATACAAAACCTG ACAGCCCATGGAACGAGCAGCCTCGGTCCCCGTACTCTGCGGATATGGACACCTCTGATGAGGATGCAAAGGGACCCCAGAAGTTCACTAGCTACGCATCCCATTACGTGAGACGCCGGAACAGAGCCTCCTCCCAGGAAAATGTCAGCCGCTCTGGAAATCAG TCTCCAGCCCCAGAGTCCCAACTTGATCCtgatgctgaggaggaggagttgAAAAGGAAGCTGGAGGAGTTAGCCAGCAACATCAGTGACAAAGGAGTCTCTTCTGAAGAAGAGGAGTGTGAGGAAAAGAAGACGGGAGTGAAGAAACCAGAGATGAGTTCCTCCAGTGATGACGTGGCCAGCGAGGCTCAGAAG GTGTACCTGACTGCTGGAAAGACATACCAGCTTGACAAGACCCTGGAAGAGCTTGAGGAAGGGGCTCAGCACAGCGGCACCACTGACTCGGAGCTGTCAGAGCTGGAGGACAGAGTGGCCTCGGCAGCTGCTCAGGTGCAGCAGGCAGAGAGTGAG GTATCGGACATCGAATCTCGAATTGCGGCCCTGACAGCTGCAGGGCTCacagtgaagtcaatggagaAGGCAAGGAAGAAATCAAGCGCGCAG GACTTTCTCCTCCAGTCTCCCAGGCCTGCCAGCAGCAGTCCCGGGGAGCAGAACGCTGAGTCTCCGGATGACATTAAA GTGATGTTGGGACCCCAGGTGTTCAGGAAGAAGTTCAACAGTCCTTTTGAAATCACAG ACAGCGACGACTCCTTTGACCGCAACTCCATTTACCGCGGCTCTCTGACGCAGAGAAACCCCAATGGGAGGAACAAGAGGGTGGAGCGCCTCTTTGCG AAGCCTGTGATGACCCACCTGCCCTGA